Part of the Carnobacterium pleistocenium FTR1 genome is shown below.
AAGGTATAAATTTGCCAGTAAGAGCAACGAATCATGCAGCAGGTTATGATTTTGAAGCAGCGGAAGACATAATTGTACCATCTATTTGGAAAGTCTTGCTTAATAACATTACCCGGGAAATGAAACCGAAAGCAACCGATTTGATTTTTTTAGAAGAAAATAAAAAGTATTTAAAATCAACACTTGTACCAACCGGTGTTAAAGCTTATATGGGCGAAGAAGAGTACTTGCAATTAGCAAATCGCTCAAGTAATCCAATTAAACATCAATTGATTTTGCCAAATGGTGTAGGTATCATTGATGCAGACTATTATAATAACGAAAATAATGAAGGACATATCTACTTTCAATTTATTCATTATGGCTTAACTGATCATGTAGTGAAAAAAGGGGATCGAATTGGTCAAGGTATCTTTATGCCTTTCTTGAAAGCAGATACCGATACAGTAACAGGTAAAATCCGTTCAGGTGGTTTTGGATCTTCTGGGAGATGAACTTTCTAGATAAGTATTACTCGCTTTTTATTTCCATATATAATTTGGGTTCTGAAAAAATAAGAATATGAATTTCTATTGAAAAAAGCTTGAATTAACTTGTCTTTTAATGGTTTCAAGGCCTATTCTAATCGCTTTTATGGTAAAATGGATTAAATTAGTAGCAAAAACTTAGAAGGTGAGGCTGAATAGGTGGCAAAAAAGAAAGCAGTTAAATTTGTCTGCCAAGCATGCGGTTATGAATCACCGAAATGGATGGGACGTTGTCCAAATTGCAGCAGTTGGAATCAAATGGAAGAAGAAATTGTAGCGGATAAAAATGATCGTAGAAGTCGTGTGAGTATGGCCGGTAAAACAGCTAAGGCTGAGGCTATTCAAGATATTACCGTATCAAAAGTACCTAGAGTCCAGACAGAGCTGAAAGAATTGAACCGTGTTTTAGGCGGTGGAGTGGTCCCGGGTTCACTTATCTTAATAGGTGGAGATCCTGGTATTGGAAAATCAACTCTTTTGTTACAAGTTTCAGCCCAACTGAATTTAACGGGCGGAAAAGTCTTGTATGTAAGTGGTGAAGAAAGTTCAAGTCAAATTAAAATGCGCGCGAATCGTTTAGGCGTAAAAGGTGCAGATTTTTATATTTATCCTGAAACAGATATGGGCGCGATAAGACAGACTATTGAGGATTTAAATCCTGATTATGTTATTATCGATTCGATTCAAACCATGAACCAACCTGATATCGCCGGAGCAATAGGAAGTGTTTCGCAAGTTAGAGAAAGTACTGCCGATTTATTGAAAATTGCTAAAACCAATAATATTGCTATCTTTATTGTAGGACATGTTACGAAAGAGGGATCTATCGCTGGTCCAAGGATGCTGGAGCATATGGTTGATACGGTATTGTACTTTGAAGGAGAGAGACACCATACTTTTCGTATTTTAAGAGCCGTTAAAAACCGATTTGGTTCAACTAATGAAATTGGGATCTTTGAAATGCGCGAAGGTGGATTAGTAGAAGTGCTGAATCCTTCTGAAATGTTTCTAGAAGAACGGTTATCTGGTGCAACAGGTTCTGCTGTAGTTGCTTCAATGGAAGGCTCTCGTCCTATCTTAGCTGAGATCCAGTCTTTGATCACACCAACTGCTTTTGGGAATGCTAGACGAACAGCAAGCGGCTTAGATCATAACCGTGTTGCTTTGATCATGGCCGTTTTAGAAAAAAGAGCTGGGTTATTGTTGCAGAACCAAGATGCCTATTTAAAATCAGCAGGCGGCGTCAAATTAGATGAGCCAGCGATTGATTTAGCCATTGCAATTAGTATTACATCTAGTTATCAAGACAAAGAAACAAAAGAGACAGATTGTTTTATTGGTGAAATCGGATTGACCGGAGAGATCAGGAGAGTTAGCCGAATCGACCAACGGGTAAATGAAGCAGCTAAACTTGGTTTTAAACGAATCATGATCCCCAAAAATAATATTGGCGGCTGGGAATTCCCAAAAAATGTAGAAATCATTAGTGTTGTTACATTAGCTGAAGCTATCAAGAAAGCTTTTTCTTAAGTACAAGTAAAAAATAAAATGGTATTCTTGTTTCGTTAATAAGAAAAGAATACTATTTATAAAGGAGGAATACTTTTGGTTAAAAAAATCATAACCGGTATATTTATACTTATCGGCGGAAGCATTGGAGCTAGTGTAATGCCGTTTGCCTGGGATATGGCCGGAATCGACAATCTTTATGTTAATAATGTGGTCACAAATATTCTTATTGGTGCAATTATATTTTTATTTATTTCTTTTTTATCTGTGACTTACATTGAACAAATATTCAAAAAAATCGAAGCTTTTTTAAACCAACAAAGTGTAACGTATTTATTATTTGGAAGTTTAGGAACGATTATAGGATTAGTTCTGGCTTGGTTGATTAGCATTGTATTGATGGGTATGGACATTCTAGTTATTAGTGATGTGATACCATTCATCCTTGTTATTGGGTTTGCGTACTTAGGCTTTCGGGTTGGAACGACTCGACGAGATGAATGGCGCAAGTTGTTCCAGCAAAAAGTAAAAAAGAACGTTGAAGATGAAGATGGAAAAATTTTGGAGCGTAGAGCAGATGATACGTTTCGCGAATATAAGATACTAGATACGAGCGTCATTATTGACGGAAGAATTTATGATATTGCTAAAACAGGTTTTCTTGAAGGAACGATCTTGATTCCTAATTTTGTTTTACAAGAATTACAGTATATTGCTGATTCTTCTGATAGTTTGAAACGTGTTCGTGGTCGTAGAGGGTTAGATATACTGAATGCTTTGCAAAAAGAAGATGATATGAAGGTTGAAATGTATGATGGTGATTTTGAGGACATTACAGAAGTCGATAGCAAATTAATTAAATTAGCCAAATTATTAGATGGTGTTGTCGTCACAAATGATTACAATTTAAATAAAGTTAGCGAATTCCAAAATGTACCGGTATTAAATATCAACGAATTAGCTAATGCTGTGAAACCAGTTGTGATTCCTGGGGAAAATATGACTGTTATGATCGTGAAAGCTGGAACTGAGCGCAGCCAAGGTGTAGCTTACCTAGATGATGGGACAATGATCGTCGTTGAAGAAGGACAGTACTTCATGAATAAAACAATTGAAGTTGTGGTAACAAGTGCACTTCAAACAGCTGCAGGACGAATGATTTTTGCAAAACCAGTCCACTCACAAAAAGGTATTAAAGAAAAAGAGTAGGAGCGAATGCGATGAACAAGAACTATGAGCTGGTATTATTAGCAGCAGGTCATGGAAGACGCATGAGAGCTTCTAGAAATAAAATTTTATTGCCACTACTAAACAAGCCTTTGATTGAATATACATTAGATGTATTTTTAAAAGATGAGTATTGCAGCCATATTATTTTGGTTGTAAAAGAAGACGAAGTTGAATTAATCAATGAGTTGTTGCAACAAGAACAGATTTCAAGCGAAAAGACGATCACTATTGCAATAGGTGGAACAGAACGGCAGTATAGTGTTTATAAAGGACTACAAAAATTAAAAAATAAAACTTCAGGTATTGTTATGATTCATGATGGTGCAAGGCCGTTTATTGAACAAACTGACATTCATCAATTATTTGAAGAAGTTCAAAAAAATGGAGCAGCTATTTTAGGCGTTCCAGCAAAAGATACAATCAAAGCAGTGTATCCGGATCATACTGTTAAGATTACATTACCAAGAAGTGAATTATGGCAAATCCAAACTCCTCAAGCTTTTGGGAGCGCGGTGGTTCTTGAAGCGCATGAAAAAGCTAGAAAAGATCACTTTTTAGGAACCGATGATGCTTCACTCGTTGAACGAATAGACAAACCAATACTTGTAGTAGAAGGTTCTTATGATAATATAAAAATCACAACTCCTGAAGATATGGTAACTGGAAAAGCCATTCTGCTCCACAGAGAACAGCAAAAAAAGTAGTAGGAGGTCAAAAGAGTATGTTTCGGATAGGACAAGGATATGATGTCCATCAATTCGCTACTGAGAGACGTTTGGTTATTGGTGGAGTTGAAATACCTTTTGAGTATGGACTATTGGGTCATTCGGATGCAGATGTGTTGCTCCACGCTATTATGGATGCTCTTTTAGGGGCCTCTGGTAAAGGTGATATAGGACATCATTTTTCAGATAAAGATGACCAATTTAAAAATGCCGATTCAAGAGAGTTGTTGCGCAAGGTGTGGGATATGCTAAGAACAGAAGGTTTTACGATTGGCAATATCGATGTTACTATTGTAGTTGAGGAACCGAAAATGGCCCCTTATTTAAAAAAGATGCAAGAGAACATAGCTAGAGATTGTCAAACGAGTATCCAACGTGTTAACTTAAAAGCAACAACCTCTGAAACAATGGGCTTTATTGGACGAAAAGAAGGTATTGCAGCAATGGCTATTTGTTTATTAGAAAAAATAGAAAGAAACCCTTCACCCATTTGATTAATTTAGATTTGAACAGATTTAAAAAAATATAAAGAAAAGAGGAAATTATTATGACAAAAAAAATTCGTGTGCGTTATGCGCCAAGCCCAACAGGATATTTACATATTGGGAATGCGCGTACAGCGTTGTTTAATTATTTATATGCACGACACAATGGTGGAGATTTCATCATTCGTATTGAAGATACTGATCAAAAACGAAGCATTGAAGGCGGAGAAGAAAGCCAATTAGAAAATTTAAAATGGCTAGGTATGAATTGGGATGAAAGTCCGGATAATCCAGGAGAATTTGGACCTTACCGTCAATCTGAACGTAGAGCTATTTATGATCCATTAGTAGAACAATTATTATTAAGCAACCGTGCTTACAAATGCTACTGTTCAGAAGAAGAGGTAGAAGAAGAACGCGAAGCACAAAGAGCTAGAGGAGAAATGCCTCATTACAGTGGGAAATGTTCTCACTTAACGGCTAAAGAAATAAAAGAAAAAGAAGCAACAGGAATTGTACCCGTTATTCGTTACCGTGTTATCAAAGAAAATACGTATACTTTTGAAGATCTCGTAAAAGGCCATATTTCATTTGAAGCAGAAAGTGTTGGCGGAGATTTTGTCATTGTTAAGCGTAATGGCATGCCAACATACAACTTTGCAGTTGTTATAGATGACCACTTTATGGAAATTACACATGTTTTGCGCGGGGATGATCATATTGCGAATACACCCAAACAATTAATGATTTATGAAGCATTTGAATGGAAAGCTCCTCAATTTGGTCATATGACGTTAATCATCAACAGTGAAACGGGTAAGAAATTAAGCAAACGTGATGGCAATATTCTTCAGTTCATCGAACAATACCGTGAATTGGGTTATTTACCAGAAGCTATGTTTAACTTCATTTCTTTGTTAGGCTGGTCACCAGTTGGAGAAGAAGAGATTTTTGACCATGATACATTTATCGAAATGTTTGACGCAGACCGTTTAAGCAAATCGCCTGCTGCATTTGATGCTAAGAAATTGGAATGGA
Proteins encoded:
- the gltX gene encoding glutamate--tRNA ligase, translating into MTKKIRVRYAPSPTGYLHIGNARTALFNYLYARHNGGDFIIRIEDTDQKRSIEGGEESQLENLKWLGMNWDESPDNPGEFGPYRQSERRAIYDPLVEQLLLSNRAYKCYCSEEEVEEEREAQRARGEMPHYSGKCSHLTAKEIKEKEATGIVPVIRYRVIKENTYTFEDLVKGHISFEAESVGGDFVIVKRNGMPTYNFAVVIDDHFMEITHVLRGDDHIANTPKQLMIYEAFEWKAPQFGHMTLIINSETGKKLSKRDGNILQFIEQYRELGYLPEAMFNFISLLGWSPVGEEEIFDHDTFIEMFDADRLSKSPAAFDAKKLEWINNQYMKQADLETITALALPHLIKAGYVEEDASSEKLEWVQKVVSLYHEQMSYGAQIVELSSLFFSEEPAMDSIAKEILEGETVSEVLKAFSKQLEVIEPFDAAEIKKAIKTVQKETGIKGKNLFMPIRVAVTGQSHGPEIGPTIELLGREKAQAHLQAALAKL
- the ispF gene encoding 2-C-methyl-D-erythritol 2,4-cyclodiphosphate synthase yields the protein MFRIGQGYDVHQFATERRLVIGGVEIPFEYGLLGHSDADVLLHAIMDALLGASGKGDIGHHFSDKDDQFKNADSRELLRKVWDMLRTEGFTIGNIDVTIVVEEPKMAPYLKKMQENIARDCQTSIQRVNLKATTSETMGFIGRKEGIAAMAICLLEKIERNPSPI
- the radA gene encoding DNA repair protein RadA, with the protein product MAKKKAVKFVCQACGYESPKWMGRCPNCSSWNQMEEEIVADKNDRRSRVSMAGKTAKAEAIQDITVSKVPRVQTELKELNRVLGGGVVPGSLILIGGDPGIGKSTLLLQVSAQLNLTGGKVLYVSGEESSSQIKMRANRLGVKGADFYIYPETDMGAIRQTIEDLNPDYVIIDSIQTMNQPDIAGAIGSVSQVRESTADLLKIAKTNNIAIFIVGHVTKEGSIAGPRMLEHMVDTVLYFEGERHHTFRILRAVKNRFGSTNEIGIFEMREGGLVEVLNPSEMFLEERLSGATGSAVVASMEGSRPILAEIQSLITPTAFGNARRTASGLDHNRVALIMAVLEKRAGLLLQNQDAYLKSAGGVKLDEPAIDLAIAISITSSYQDKETKETDCFIGEIGLTGEIRRVSRIDQRVNEAAKLGFKRIMIPKNNIGGWEFPKNVEIISVVTLAEAIKKAFS
- a CDS encoding dCTP deaminase/dUTPase family protein; the protein is MEKKRGFEVISTYQSKGINLPVRATNHAAGYDFEAAEDIIVPSIWKVLLNNITREMKPKATDLIFLEENKKYLKSTLVPTGVKAYMGEEEYLQLANRSSNPIKHQLILPNGVGIIDADYYNNENNEGHIYFQFIHYGLTDHVVKKGDRIGQGIFMPFLKADTDTVTGKIRSGGFGSSGR
- a CDS encoding PIN/TRAM domain-containing protein, with the protein product MVKKIITGIFILIGGSIGASVMPFAWDMAGIDNLYVNNVVTNILIGAIIFLFISFLSVTYIEQIFKKIEAFLNQQSVTYLLFGSLGTIIGLVLAWLISIVLMGMDILVISDVIPFILVIGFAYLGFRVGTTRRDEWRKLFQQKVKKNVEDEDGKILERRADDTFREYKILDTSVIIDGRIYDIAKTGFLEGTILIPNFVLQELQYIADSSDSLKRVRGRRGLDILNALQKEDDMKVEMYDGDFEDITEVDSKLIKLAKLLDGVVVTNDYNLNKVSEFQNVPVLNINELANAVKPVVIPGENMTVMIVKAGTERSQGVAYLDDGTMIVVEEGQYFMNKTIEVVVTSALQTAAGRMIFAKPVHSQKGIKEKE
- the ispD gene encoding 2-C-methyl-D-erythritol 4-phosphate cytidylyltransferase, producing MNKNYELVLLAAGHGRRMRASRNKILLPLLNKPLIEYTLDVFLKDEYCSHIILVVKEDEVELINELLQQEQISSEKTITIAIGGTERQYSVYKGLQKLKNKTSGIVMIHDGARPFIEQTDIHQLFEEVQKNGAAILGVPAKDTIKAVYPDHTVKITLPRSELWQIQTPQAFGSAVVLEAHEKARKDHFLGTDDASLVERIDKPILVVEGSYDNIKITTPEDMVTGKAILLHREQQKK